A single Pseudoalteromonas phenolica DNA region contains:
- a CDS encoding YfgM family protein — protein sequence MEIYSTEEQQAEAIKRFFRENGVSLALGIVIGLGGLYGWKYYNQSKITSAEAASNAYNELVEGGEVLTKSDSFIAENGDSNYAALAAFVAAKEAVEKGEFETAVTKLTWLQDNVQNPELKATAILRLARVQAQLTQYDAALKTLSQTTPDAFKAQIAEVKGDVYLAKGDKDSARSEYEAALAESTEGNNSLLQIKLDNLATAQPAA from the coding sequence ATGGAAATTTACTCAACAGAAGAACAACAAGCAGAAGCAATAAAACGATTTTTCCGTGAAAACGGCGTTTCACTTGCGCTAGGCATCGTCATTGGTCTTGGTGGCTTATACGGTTGGAAATACTACAACCAAAGCAAGATCACATCTGCTGAAGCTGCTTCAAACGCTTACAATGAATTGGTTGAAGGTGGTGAAGTTCTGACTAAGTCTGACTCATTCATTGCTGAAAATGGCGATTCAAATTATGCGGCGTTAGCGGCATTTGTTGCAGCTAAAGAGGCGGTGGAAAAAGGAGAGTTTGAAACAGCAGTAACTAAGCTAACTTGGCTACAAGACAATGTTCAAAATCCAGAGCTAAAAGCCACTGCTATCTTACGTTTAGCGCGTGTGCAAGCACAGCTTACTCAGTATGATGCAGCACTTAAAACGTTATCACAAACAACACCAGACGCATTTAAAGCACAAATTGCTGAAGTAAAAGGCGATGTTTATCTTGCTAAAGGTGACAAAGACAGCGCTCGCTCTGAATATGAAGCTGCGCTTGCTGAGTCAACAGAAGGCAATAACAGCCTACTACAGATTAAGTTGGACAATTTAGCCACAGCCCAGCCAGCCGCTTAG
- the bamB gene encoding outer membrane protein assembly factor BamB, whose translation MRKLSMATLALCMASLLGCSSSDDEEEIVLPEIVNQFETQVDWTNGVGNGVEHYFSRLTPVTYKDTVFVAARDGEVEAISAASGETLWETDVRKEVNFWPWADNDSAKLSGGILQAYGKLYIGSEHGEVIALDRETGEIVWRKAVPGEALSSPAAGDGLIYVNLGSGKLLALHPDTGEERWRHEQEVPALTLRGLSSPTSANGGVLFGEESGKLTVLIAENGYTAWSAEVATAKGASEFERLVDVDTKPVIVGAIAYAIAYNGNLAAVDVRSGNVVWKREYSSYRDLSIEANVIYVVDSDGIIYALDKDSGIERWSQSGLRGWYLTAPTVAGNYLAVGDQEGNLHWLDKQTGDLVSRESFDSSGFYVEPVVAEDKLIVVTRDGEVSAVKIP comes from the coding sequence ATGAGAAAGCTAAGTATGGCCACATTGGCGTTGTGTATGGCGTCTTTGTTAGGTTGTTCATCGAGCGATGATGAAGAAGAAATTGTTTTACCTGAAATCGTAAACCAATTCGAAACGCAAGTTGACTGGACAAACGGTGTGGGTAATGGTGTGGAGCATTACTTTTCTCGTTTAACACCTGTTACTTACAAAGATACTGTATTTGTTGCTGCAAGAGATGGTGAAGTAGAGGCGATTTCAGCTGCATCGGGTGAAACCCTGTGGGAAACCGATGTGCGAAAAGAGGTCAATTTCTGGCCTTGGGCAGATAACGACAGCGCAAAGCTCTCGGGTGGTATTTTACAGGCTTATGGCAAACTATATATTGGTTCTGAACATGGCGAAGTGATTGCACTAGACCGTGAAACCGGAGAAATTGTTTGGCGTAAAGCTGTGCCAGGTGAAGCATTATCATCTCCTGCTGCAGGCGATGGTCTTATTTATGTGAATTTAGGTTCAGGTAAATTATTGGCACTTCACCCAGATACAGGCGAAGAGCGCTGGCGTCATGAACAAGAAGTGCCTGCATTAACGCTACGCGGTTTAAGTTCTCCAACGTCTGCCAATGGCGGTGTATTATTCGGTGAAGAAAGCGGTAAGTTAACGGTTTTAATTGCTGAAAATGGTTATACGGCTTGGAGCGCAGAAGTTGCAACAGCGAAAGGTGCGTCTGAATTTGAACGTTTAGTCGATGTTGATACAAAACCGGTTATCGTTGGCGCAATTGCATACGCAATCGCCTATAATGGTAATTTAGCTGCGGTTGATGTTCGCAGCGGTAATGTTGTCTGGAAACGTGAATATAGCAGTTACCGTGATTTAAGCATTGAAGCCAATGTGATTTATGTGGTCGATAGTGACGGTATTATTTACGCGTTAGATAAAGATTCGGGCATTGAACGCTGGAGTCAATCTGGTTTACGAGGTTGGTACCTAACGGCGCCTACAGTGGCGGGTAATTATTTGGCTGTAGGTGATCAAGAAGGTAACTTGCACTGGTTAGACAAGCAAACTGGTGACCTAGTTTCTAGAGAAAGTTTTGATAGCTCAGGCTTTTACGTAGAGCCTGTTGTAGCAGAAGATAAATTAATTGTGGTAACCCGAGACGGTGAAGTTAGCGCGGTTAAAATCCCATAA
- the der gene encoding ribosome biogenesis GTPase Der, whose protein sequence is MLPVIALVGRPNVGKSTLFNRLTRTRDALVADFPGLTRDRKYGQANYDGYEFIVVDTGGIDGSEEGIETEMAEQSLLAIEEADIVLFLVDARAGMNAADQAIAQHLRKQEKKCFIVANKTDGIDADSHCAEFYQLSLGDVHQIAAAHGRGVTQLLDHTLQPVIAELSAEAEELEQDDESLAELYLEGEDGEKLEDGKTGFEDKPVKLAIIGRPNVGKSTLTNRILGEERVIVYDMPGTTRDSVYIPMTRNEKEYVLIDTAGVRKRKKVSDVVEKFSVIKTLKAIEDANVVLLVVDAREGISDQDLSLLGFTLNAGRSLVIAINKWDGLDEYVKERIKTELDRRLGFIDFARLHFISALHGTGVGHLFESVDEAYESATKRISTAMLRRIMDMAQADHQPPLVRGRRVKLKYAHAGGYNPPRIVIHGNQVNDLPDSYKRYLMNYYRKALGIMGTPIKIEFKEGDNPYAGRSNKMTLSQKRKLRAFSKESRNKDS, encoded by the coding sequence ATGCTTCCGGTGATCGCTCTTGTGGGGCGACCTAATGTGGGTAAATCCACTCTTTTTAACCGTTTAACACGCACACGTGATGCGTTAGTAGCGGACTTTCCTGGCCTAACGCGCGACCGTAAATATGGTCAAGCGAATTATGATGGCTATGAGTTTATCGTTGTTGATACGGGTGGTATCGATGGAAGCGAAGAAGGGATTGAAACCGAAATGGCTGAGCAGTCTCTGCTGGCCATTGAAGAAGCGGATATTGTTTTATTCTTAGTAGATGCTCGTGCCGGTATGAATGCTGCCGATCAGGCTATTGCGCAGCATTTACGTAAGCAAGAGAAAAAATGCTTTATCGTTGCGAATAAAACCGATGGTATTGATGCTGATTCTCATTGTGCTGAGTTTTATCAATTATCATTGGGTGATGTTCATCAAATTGCGGCAGCGCATGGTCGTGGTGTCACTCAGTTATTAGATCATACCTTACAGCCTGTTATTGCAGAACTTTCAGCCGAAGCTGAAGAGCTTGAGCAAGATGATGAAAGCTTAGCTGAGTTATACCTTGAAGGTGAAGATGGCGAGAAGCTAGAAGATGGCAAAACTGGTTTTGAAGATAAGCCAGTTAAGTTAGCTATTATTGGTCGCCCTAACGTTGGTAAATCTACGCTTACTAATCGTATTCTAGGTGAAGAGCGTGTGATTGTGTACGATATGCCGGGCACGACGCGTGACTCTGTTTATATCCCGATGACGCGCAATGAGAAAGAGTACGTCCTGATCGACACCGCAGGTGTGCGTAAACGTAAAAAAGTTAGCGATGTAGTCGAAAAGTTCTCAGTGATCAAAACGCTTAAAGCCATTGAAGATGCCAATGTAGTGTTATTGGTGGTTGATGCGCGTGAAGGTATTTCTGATCAAGACTTAAGCTTGTTAGGCTTTACCTTAAACGCGGGTCGTTCACTGGTCATTGCCATCAATAAGTGGGATGGTCTAGACGAATACGTAAAAGAGCGTATCAAAACTGAGTTAGACCGTCGTTTAGGATTCATCGATTTTGCTCGTTTACACTTTATCTCGGCACTACACGGTACGGGTGTAGGTCACTTATTTGAGTCTGTAGACGAAGCCTATGAGTCTGCGACTAAGCGTATTAGTACAGCAATGCTGCGTCGTATTATGGATATGGCACAGGCTGATCACCAGCCGCCACTCGTCCGTGGTCGTCGAGTGAAGTTAAAGTATGCGCACGCCGGTGGTTATAACCCACCACGTATCGTTATCCACGGTAACCAGGTAAATGACTTACCTGACAGCTACAAGCGTTACTTAATGAATTACTACCGTAAAGCGCTGGGCATTATGGGCACACCGATTAAGATTGAGTTTAAAGAAGGTGATAACCCGTATGCAGGTCGTAGTAACAAGATGACCTTATCGCAAAAGCGTAAGTTACGTGCTTTCTCTAAGGAGAGTCGTAACAAAGACAGTTAA
- the msrA gene encoding peptide-methionine (S)-S-oxide reductase MsrA, which produces MANNTTATFAGGCFWCIDAAFRRVKGVHKVESGYMGGQTDAPTYKDICTGMTGHAEVVQLSFDADIISYSQLLDMFFTLHDPTQLNRQGNDVGTQYRSAVFYHDDAQAELTEHAITQLQPHLAEKIVTEVTPAVTFYSAEQYHQDYFNENPNQGYCSVVVAPKVAKFSQKYAHLLNE; this is translated from the coding sequence ATGGCTAACAATACAACTGCAACCTTTGCCGGTGGCTGTTTCTGGTGTATTGATGCGGCGTTTCGCCGCGTCAAAGGCGTTCATAAAGTTGAATCTGGCTACATGGGGGGTCAAACCGACGCTCCTACCTACAAAGATATCTGTACAGGCATGACCGGCCATGCTGAAGTAGTTCAACTTAGCTTCGATGCTGATATCATTAGCTACAGCCAACTATTAGATATGTTCTTCACCTTGCACGACCCAACTCAATTGAACCGTCAAGGTAATGACGTGGGCACGCAATATCGTAGTGCGGTGTTCTATCACGATGACGCACAAGCTGAGCTAACTGAACACGCCATCACACAGTTGCAGCCTCATTTAGCCGAGAAAATTGTCACAGAGGTAACACCTGCGGTCACTTTCTACTCTGCTGAGCAGTATCACCAAGACTACTTTAATGAGAACCCAAATCAGGGCTATTGTAGTGTGGTTGTAGCCCCTAAAGTAGCAAAGTTTAGTCAAAAATACGCACACCTACTCAATGAGTAG
- a CDS encoding efflux RND transporter permease subunit, translated as MRITDTAVKRPVFAIVINLLLLTFGIVAFTMLPLREYPDIETPIVSVSTSYTGASSEVVETKITQVLENRISGIEGIKSITSSSRNGRSNITIEFNIDRDIDAAANDVRERVSRALDRLPEQVRPPEVSKSNSDESPIAWFVLNSTSMNTLELSDYAQRYIVDRLAVVDGVSNVRIGGERQYAMKIWLDRKAMAARGITSSDIEQVLRRENVELPAGEIESLDRDFSVRITRSYKTQEDFNNLVIKRGEQGYLIRLGEVADVLLEAADNESTFRGNGKNMVGMGIVKQAKANTLEVVDNARKELEKIKRNLPEGTTIQDSYDSSIFIRESITEVYRTLAIAMGLVVVVIFIFLGNIRATLIPAVTVPVALIATFMFLLSMGYSINLLTLLALVLAIGLVVDDAIVMLENIYRRIELGEPPLLAAFRGAREVGFAIIATTLVLVSVFVPLVFMDGRIGALFTEFAMATSAAVVFSSVTALTLSPALCSKVLKPSSSESRFTQWMDKQFTKLENGYRKVLQDNLNRRFSLLAVLVLAGFATYTLMKQIPSELTPREDRGTFFVMMNGPEGASYENNAENMAKIEERLLPYVEAGELSRVLVRVPGWGGRGGVAIVGMPDWDERKRSTWQVMGEISGKMREVTDVRAFAIMRRGIGGGGQSRPIEFVLQGNDYEELVEWRDKILAKARQNKGLVRLDHDYKETFPQFLVSIDKLKAADLGVSVSDIGRTLETMLGQRRVTTFIDRGEEYDVILKGTKADFAAPNDIADIFVKSRTGELIPLDSLITVTEEATASRLNRYNRMRAITITANLADGYTLAEALDFLNTVAAEENHIDGAVDYKGESKLFYEGESAMTYVFLLALTVTFLVLAAQFESFVHPLVIMLTVPLGLVGAMYGLFITDSSLNIYSQIGIVMLIGLSAKNGILIVEFANQLRDKGIEFEQALVDAAVQRLRPIIMTSLTTVMSAIPLVFATGPGSESRMVIGVVIFAGVSVATILTLFIIPCAYSLLARKTQSPEFLSQKIAEQARALEEKNHG; from the coding sequence GTGAGAATTACAGATACCGCGGTAAAACGCCCCGTTTTTGCAATTGTAATCAACCTACTGTTACTCACGTTTGGTATCGTGGCATTTACCATGCTACCACTGCGAGAGTATCCGGATATAGAGACACCAATTGTCAGCGTTTCAACAAGTTACACTGGTGCTTCAAGTGAAGTCGTGGAAACTAAGATCACACAGGTTTTAGAAAATCGAATCTCAGGCATTGAAGGCATCAAGAGTATTACTTCATCCTCTCGTAATGGCCGTTCAAACATCACCATTGAATTTAATATTGACAGAGATATCGACGCTGCAGCAAACGATGTTCGCGAACGTGTATCTCGCGCTTTAGACAGACTCCCCGAGCAAGTTCGCCCGCCTGAAGTGTCCAAATCAAATTCAGATGAAAGCCCAATTGCTTGGTTTGTACTCAACAGTACCTCCATGAACACATTAGAGTTATCTGATTACGCTCAGCGTTACATTGTCGATCGCCTTGCGGTAGTTGATGGTGTTTCTAACGTGCGCATCGGTGGTGAACGTCAATATGCCATGAAGATTTGGCTAGACAGAAAAGCCATGGCAGCACGCGGTATTACTTCAAGCGACATAGAGCAGGTTTTACGCCGTGAAAACGTGGAACTCCCAGCAGGTGAAATTGAATCTCTTGATCGCGACTTTTCTGTACGTATCACCCGTAGCTACAAAACCCAAGAAGACTTTAATAACCTTGTTATTAAGCGTGGCGAACAAGGTTACTTAATCCGCCTTGGGGAAGTAGCAGATGTATTACTTGAAGCCGCTGACAACGAAAGCACATTCCGCGGTAACGGTAAAAACATGGTCGGTATGGGCATTGTAAAGCAAGCCAAAGCCAATACCCTCGAAGTGGTCGATAATGCCCGTAAGGAACTAGAGAAAATTAAGCGCAATCTGCCTGAAGGCACGACGATTCAGGATAGCTATGATTCTTCTATCTTCATTAGAGAATCTATCACTGAAGTTTATCGTACGCTTGCGATTGCTATGGGCTTAGTTGTGGTAGTGATCTTTATCTTCTTAGGTAACATTCGTGCAACTTTAATTCCTGCGGTCACTGTGCCCGTTGCGCTTATCGCTACCTTTATGTTCTTACTCTCAATGGGTTATTCAATCAACTTACTCACTCTATTGGCTCTGGTATTAGCAATAGGTTTAGTCGTGGACGATGCCATTGTTATGCTCGAGAACATTTATCGCCGTATCGAGCTTGGTGAGCCGCCACTTTTAGCGGCATTTAGAGGCGCACGTGAGGTAGGTTTTGCCATCATAGCCACAACTCTTGTTCTTGTTTCTGTGTTTGTACCCTTGGTATTTATGGATGGTCGAATTGGTGCACTCTTTACTGAGTTCGCGATGGCAACCAGTGCCGCAGTGGTATTCTCAAGCGTCACAGCCCTGACCCTGTCACCAGCTTTATGCTCCAAAGTACTTAAGCCTAGTAGTAGTGAAAGTCGCTTTACCCAGTGGATGGATAAACAATTTACTAAGCTTGAAAATGGTTACCGTAAAGTACTACAGGATAACTTAAACAGACGCTTTAGCTTGTTAGCTGTACTGGTATTAGCAGGTTTTGCAACATATACCCTTATGAAACAAATTCCATCTGAACTTACACCTAGAGAAGACCGCGGTACTTTTTTTGTGATGATGAATGGCCCTGAAGGCGCAAGTTACGAAAATAACGCTGAAAATATGGCAAAGATTGAAGAGCGATTGCTGCCATATGTTGAAGCGGGTGAACTAAGCCGTGTGCTAGTGCGTGTTCCTGGTTGGGGTGGCCGTGGGGGTGTTGCCATCGTAGGTATGCCAGATTGGGACGAGCGCAAGCGTTCAACTTGGCAGGTTATGGGTGAGATCAGTGGCAAGATGCGCGAAGTCACCGATGTACGTGCTTTTGCTATTATGCGCCGAGGTATTGGCGGCGGCGGTCAGTCACGTCCTATCGAGTTTGTACTGCAAGGTAACGATTACGAAGAGCTGGTCGAATGGCGAGATAAAATCTTAGCCAAAGCTCGCCAGAACAAAGGGCTCGTGCGTTTAGATCATGATTACAAAGAAACCTTCCCACAGTTTTTGGTTAGCATTGATAAATTAAAAGCGGCAGACTTAGGTGTGTCGGTAAGTGATATTGGTCGCACCCTTGAAACCATGTTAGGTCAACGTCGCGTTACCACCTTTATTGACCGCGGTGAAGAATACGATGTGATATTGAAAGGTACTAAAGCAGACTTCGCGGCGCCTAATGACATTGCTGATATATTTGTTAAGTCTCGTACAGGTGAATTGATCCCACTAGATAGCTTGATCACTGTGACAGAGGAAGCCACAGCTTCACGCTTAAATCGTTACAACCGTATGCGTGCTATCACCATTACTGCAAACCTTGCAGATGGGTATACGCTAGCCGAAGCTTTAGATTTTTTAAACACCGTTGCTGCAGAAGAAAACCACATAGATGGTGCAGTAGATTATAAAGGTGAATCTAAGCTGTTTTATGAAGGTGAGTCAGCCATGACTTACGTGTTCCTGCTTGCTTTAACCGTGACTTTCTTAGTGCTTGCTGCTCAGTTTGAAAGTTTTGTACACCCACTGGTGATCATGCTAACCGTACCACTTGGTCTCGTTGGCGCTATGTATGGGTTATTTATCACCGACAGCAGTCTTAATATCTACAGTCAAATAGGTATCGTGATGCTAATTGGTTTAAGTGCTAAAAATGGTATTCTTATTGTTGAATTTGCCAACCAGTTACGCGATAAAGGTATCGAATTTGAGCAAGCTTTAGTTGATGCTGCCGTTCAACGCCTGCGCCCTATTATCATGACGTCACTGACGACGGTAATGAGTGCAATCCCACTAGTATTTGCGACAGGCCCTGGCTCAGAAAGTCGTATGGTAATTGGTGTGGTTATTTTTGCAGGTGTAAGCGTGGCAACTATACTGACGCTATTTATTATTCCTTGCGCTTATTCATTACTAGCGCGTAAGACTCAATCACCTGAGTTCTTAAGCCAAAAAATTGCTGAACAAGCACGCGCTTTAGAGGAGAAAAATCATGGCTAA
- a CDS encoding efflux RND transporter periplasmic adaptor subunit gives MYNKQSGKVLFPVLILMLIAISGYFYLPVSHSKTGPSSRPATQVTAHTISTDIKSINIDAVGTARANQAINIISAQSDYIESLAFEDGEFVKAGQVLATLRDKQERLTVKELKINLKEQQRQLKRLQELARAQSAAQSQLEEQASEVDALQAKLANAESKLQEMIIKAPFSGVLGKRLVDIGSFVNNNTPFTTLDDISIIKVDFQVPEKYLAQLTQGMQVSALSDAYPNSPFTGEVTHIEPRINQATRSVSVTASFENEANLLRPGMLMQVALELGRIEALMVPEKSIIPRQDNHFVYIIDDENKAQQVKVELLERFHGWVAIKSGLEAGQQVITEGTIKIRPGSSVTTQG, from the coding sequence ATGTATAACAAGCAATCAGGTAAAGTTCTTTTTCCCGTCTTAATTTTAATGCTTATCGCTATCAGTGGTTATTTTTATTTACCGGTCAGTCATAGTAAAACAGGGCCTTCGTCTCGCCCTGCAACCCAAGTAACTGCGCATACTATTAGCACGGATATCAAAAGTATCAATATTGATGCCGTTGGTACAGCCAGAGCAAACCAAGCCATCAACATCATCAGCGCACAAAGTGATTATATAGAGTCTCTTGCATTCGAAGATGGTGAATTTGTAAAAGCGGGGCAAGTGCTTGCCACCCTTCGCGATAAACAAGAACGTTTAACCGTCAAAGAGCTGAAAATTAATTTAAAAGAGCAACAGCGCCAGCTAAAACGCTTGCAAGAGCTTGCTCGCGCTCAATCAGCAGCGCAGTCTCAATTAGAAGAGCAAGCTTCTGAGGTAGATGCTCTGCAAGCTAAACTCGCTAATGCTGAGTCAAAACTGCAGGAGATGATTATTAAAGCCCCCTTTTCTGGCGTACTAGGCAAACGTTTAGTCGATATCGGTAGCTTCGTAAATAATAACACCCCTTTCACAACCTTGGATGATATCAGCATTATCAAAGTTGACTTTCAGGTGCCTGAAAAATATTTGGCTCAATTAACTCAAGGTATGCAGGTCTCAGCCTTATCTGATGCTTACCCTAACTCGCCTTTCACAGGCGAAGTAACGCATATTGAACCGCGTATCAACCAAGCAACACGTAGCGTATCTGTCACTGCGAGTTTTGAAAATGAAGCTAACCTATTACGCCCAGGTATGTTAATGCAAGTGGCACTGGAACTGGGCCGTATTGAAGCACTCATGGTGCCAGAAAAAAGCATTATCCCGCGTCAGGATAACCACTTTGTATATATCATTGACGATGAAAATAAAGCGCAGCAAGTTAAAGTCGAGTTACTTGAACGTTTTCATGGCTGGGTCGCCATTAAAAGTGGTTTAGAAGCGGGTCAGCAAGTGATCACAGAAGGCACTATTAAAATTCGTCCTGGTTCTTCAGTAACGACACAGGGGTGA
- a CDS encoding DUF2982 domain-containing protein — MAESSKYVFLRASANRFSIEFMLVGGIAIAIVMLFVTLRATPISIIEIVFVATAIMAVILGFLKSREPFYSFRLDNRKITYYHKVGEWCIDTSNLSSIGVPVATDGFEQVELNAVGIKIKDEACFLNALHPRLACKLLIEQRHIFLQAVKMHCKSGSCPSKWLVEPSEFQAGTGQIYTGLIAMFANRMQHLHTLTGYHLLLPANVLDRDIWDFSNLLNHWKLNPEMVVQELLDKQATVARSNRNDS, encoded by the coding sequence ATGGCTGAATCAAGTAAGTATGTGTTCCTAAGGGCGTCAGCCAACCGATTTAGCATAGAGTTCATGTTAGTAGGCGGTATTGCTATTGCCATTGTCATGTTATTTGTCACGCTCAGAGCGACACCGATCAGTATTATTGAAATCGTGTTTGTTGCTACCGCAATTATGGCGGTGATTTTAGGCTTTTTGAAAAGCAGAGAACCCTTTTACAGTTTTCGGTTGGATAATAGAAAAATTACCTACTATCATAAAGTTGGTGAGTGGTGTATCGATACATCTAACCTTTCATCTATTGGAGTGCCTGTAGCAACCGATGGTTTTGAGCAAGTCGAACTGAATGCTGTAGGTATAAAGATCAAAGATGAAGCATGCTTCTTAAACGCTTTACACCCACGATTAGCGTGTAAATTATTAATTGAACAGCGGCATATTTTTTTACAAGCTGTTAAAATGCATTGCAAATCCGGCTCTTGCCCATCAAAATGGCTTGTTGAACCAAGTGAGTTCCAGGCGGGCACGGGTCAAATTTATACCGGTTTAATCGCCATGTTCGCAAATCGGATGCAACATTTACACACGTTGACAGGTTATCATTTGTTGCTACCTGCAAATGTGTTAGATAGGGACATATGGGATTTTTCAAACCTATTGAACCACTGGAAACTAAATCCAGAAATGGTGGTCCAAGAATTGCTAGATAAACAGGCCACCGTTGCAAGAAGTAACAGGAACGATTCATGA
- a CDS encoding DUF1566 domain-containing protein: MLRRASLSVVASFLLLGCGGGGSDSNDTVENASVNAGADFSVEEKAEFTLSAVGSPSGGTYTWQVMEGPAMEGFPKEGQEHKLAAPDVKTDTSATLKVEYLAPSGVLVSDMVTISIGSRNQLPIPHIKKTLPDSDVLQYKDEITLSADESIDPDENGKIIEYLWEQVSGPELTFERNDQVTLKFIHPLLSTNDTARFKLTITDDESGQGSTEFSLTLYKNAQVVFADAGEDIKVIEFDKGELNATASLSSSGEYTCMWEQLERPKTQLEELISDPALCQTTFTAPDVDIASILKFQVTVSEPGGFTDKDDMEVSVQRRAVGENLNDTGQQRCFDSEAVIECESDVYPKQDAELGRDSFVQNEGKTGAGLASFDFTKLDENARPITDSSTSDFSCVKDNNTGLIWEVKQPNTATPPSTTLRDTRNTYTWFLRNYPNGHRGVDASTCPNTIYCDAQQYIDDVNATNYCGGRNWRLPTFTELMGIFNYGEVSGSSYVLDPNYFPAIANPAWTRENPSDKGTSFYWTSQISIEGATDNSNLIESYAFDMQTGETVELEHTTKAYIRLVREVSNNGN, encoded by the coding sequence ATGTTGCGTCGAGCATCTTTAAGTGTTGTAGCGAGTTTTTTACTTTTAGGATGTGGCGGTGGAGGCTCCGACTCCAATGATACCGTTGAAAATGCCAGTGTGAATGCTGGCGCAGATTTTAGTGTTGAAGAAAAAGCAGAGTTTACTTTATCTGCAGTAGGCTCACCTTCTGGCGGAACGTATACTTGGCAAGTGATGGAAGGCCCTGCAATGGAAGGGTTTCCGAAAGAAGGTCAAGAACATAAACTTGCTGCGCCAGATGTAAAAACAGACACCTCAGCGACCTTGAAAGTCGAGTATCTCGCACCGAGTGGTGTATTAGTTTCTGACATGGTCACTATTTCAATTGGCTCTCGAAATCAGCTCCCTATTCCTCATATAAAAAAGACCTTACCTGACAGTGATGTACTGCAATATAAAGATGAAATTACATTAAGTGCTGATGAATCAATCGATCCGGATGAGAACGGCAAAATCATTGAGTACTTATGGGAGCAAGTAAGCGGCCCAGAGCTTACCTTTGAGCGTAATGATCAAGTGACTCTAAAGTTTATTCACCCTTTGTTATCTACAAATGATACTGCACGCTTTAAATTAACCATCACTGATGATGAAAGCGGGCAAGGTAGTACAGAGTTTTCTTTGACACTGTATAAAAACGCCCAAGTGGTTTTTGCTGATGCAGGCGAAGACATAAAAGTCATCGAGTTTGATAAAGGTGAGTTGAATGCCACCGCGAGTTTATCGTCATCAGGTGAATACACGTGTATGTGGGAACAATTAGAGCGACCAAAAACTCAACTAGAAGAATTAATTTCAGATCCAGCCTTATGCCAAACCACATTTACTGCACCTGATGTGGATATCGCTTCAATCTTAAAGTTTCAAGTAACTGTATCAGAACCAGGTGGTTTTACTGATAAAGATGATATGGAAGTGAGTGTACAAAGGCGTGCTGTGGGCGAAAATTTAAACGACACGGGTCAACAACGCTGTTTTGATAGCGAAGCAGTTATAGAGTGTGAGAGTGATGTTTACCCTAAGCAAGATGCAGAGCTTGGTCGTGATAGTTTCGTACAGAATGAGGGGAAAACAGGCGCAGGCCTTGCGTCTTTTGATTTTACGAAATTAGATGAAAATGCCAGACCCATTACTGACAGTTCAACCAGTGATTTCAGCTGTGTTAAGGACAACAACACAGGACTGATTTGGGAGGTAAAACAACCTAATACTGCAACTCCTCCAAGTACCACATTGCGCGATACTCGAAATACCTACACCTGGTTTTTAAGGAATTACCCGAATGGTCATCGAGGGGTTGATGCATCAACTTGCCCAAATACCATCTATTGTGATGCACAACAGTATATTGATGATGTAAATGCGACTAACTATTGTGGTGGCCGAAACTGGCGTTTGCCAACCTTTACTGAGTTAATGGGAATTTTTAATTATGGTGAAGTATCTGGAAGCTCTTATGTATTAGATCCTAATTATTTCCCTGCTATTGCGAATCCTGCGTGGACAAGGGAAAACCCAAGCGACAAGGGCACTAGCTTTTACTGGACTTCACAAATCAGTATTGAGGGTGCAACTGATAACTCAAATTTAATCGAGTCATATGCTTTCGATATGCAGACGGGTGAAACGGTAGAGTTAGAACACACAACTAAGGCTTATATTCGATTAGTGAGAGAGGTGTCGAACAATGGTAACTAA